ATTCGGCGGAAGACTACTACTACATCCAGATCGGCACGAGCACCGCCTCTGCCCTTGGTGTAGGCAATCAGGCTGCCACCACTTCCGCCGGCAGATCGGTATCAACTCAGGAGGCGGCGCAGAAGGCACTTGTGGCCATCACCAACGCCGTGGTCTCCAAGGACAAGATCCGGGCGCACCTGGGCGCGCTGCAAAACCGGCTGGAGAACACAATCTCCAACCTGAGCACTCAGGCCGAGAACCTGCAGGCGGCTGAATCCCGCATTTCTGACGTGGACGTGGCCACGGAAATGACGCAGTTTGTCCGCAACCAGATTCTCACCCAGTCGTCTGTGGCCATGCTCTCGCAAGCCAACAGCATGCCTAAGCTGGCATTGAACCTGATTTCCGGCTAGCGGCAAAACCAGGTGGTGGAGGGCAATAGCCCAGGACCGGCCAAGAGGCTGGGGAGAGCTTTAAGGCCACAACCAACAAGTTTCTGATGAAAGCCGGGTCGTTCGCGACCCGGCTTTTTTGCACCCTGCTATCTGCTGAGCTTCGGCAAATTCTGCACCGGCACAGTTGCCGCAGCAGTTTTTTCAGCATGCACAGCCCTTCCTTTTCACCATTTCCATTCTTGCGCGACTGCCTCTTGCGCGCATGCCCCGTCAACATTTCTGCGCTCGTTCAAAAAACGATGCGATGTCCCACCTGTTCTGCCAAGGCTTTCCTTACGCGGGATAGCCGTGGGCAAGCAAAAAAGATTTGCCGCAGCAGCATACCCCAAAAATTCGCATCATATAGATATTTGTATATTTTTTTACTGCGAGGCCTGCAGCAGGCTACCATTGGCGCACCAGCCGCCAGCTTATTGACGCGTAACGCTGCGATCTCTGGCATGAATCCTGCTGTAAACGGAGTGCAGGTTTTCAGGCAAATATTGCCTCTCTGAAGCCACGAATCAGAAAGGCAACAGCGCCTGTCGTTTAAGGCTGCCAGCCTAGGTCGGCTCTGCCGATACCAGTCTGGCCTTTGGTAACTCTTTCCCCGCTCCTTGCGGGATGAACGGCGGCAGTCCGCATGGACGCGGGCGCGCATAGTGCGCCGCCGGGCAGACAGAACATTCATGGAGGAATGTCATGTATATCAATAACAACTCAATGGCTTCCAATGTTGCCAACAACTTGACCTCGCACTACAGCGACCTGGCGACTTCGACCCAGCGTCTGTCCACAGGCCTGCGCGTGAACTCCGCTGCCGACGATGCCGCCGGCCTCGCCATTCGCGAATTGATGCGTACGGATATCAAGGCGTTGCAACAGGGCGTGCGTAATGCCAACGACGCCATTTCCCTCATTCAGACCGCCGACGGCGCCCTGGGCGTCATCGACGAAAAGCTGACCCGTATGAAGGAACTGGCAGAACAGGCTTCCACCGGTACCTATGACTCCACCCAGCGCTTGATGATCGAATCGGAGTACCAGGCCATGGCATCGGAAATTACCCGAATCGCCAACGCCACGGACTTCAACGGCATCCACCTGCTGGACGGCAATCTGTCCGGTGACACGCATGTGGGCAGCACGATGACCTCCACCGGCAAGATGAAGGTCCACTTCGGTACTGCCAACGACTCGGCGGAAGACTATTACTACATCCAGATCGGCACGAGCACAGCCTCGGCCCTTGGTGTAGGCAATGAGACGACCGTCGGACGGGCCGGTGCAACCATCTCCACCCAGGAAGCGGCGCAGAAGGCCCTTGTGGCCATCACCAACGCGGTGGTTTCCAAGGACAAGATCCGGGCACATCTGGGCGCGTTGCAGAACCGCCTGGAGAACACCGTCTCCAACCTCACCACTCAGGCTGAAAACTTGCAGGCGGCTGAATCCCGCATTTCCGACGTGGACGTGGCCACGGAAATGACGAAGTTTGTCCGCAATCAGATCCTCACCC
This genomic window from Desulfovibrio sp. UIB00 contains:
- a CDS encoding flagellin, whose product is MYINNNSMASNVANNLTSHYSDLATSTQRLSTGLRVNSAADDAAGLAIRELMRTDIKALQQGVRNANDAISLIQTADGALGVIDEKLTRMKELAEQASTGTYDSTQRLMIESEYQAMASEITRIANATDFNGIHLLDGNLSGDTHVGSTMTSTGKMKVHFGTANDSAEDYYYIQIGTSTASALGVGNETTVGRAGATISTQEAAQKALVAITNAVVSKDKIRAHLGALQNRLENTVSNLTTQAENLQAAESRISDVDVATEMTKFVRNQILTQSSVAMLSQANSMPKMAMQLIQG